In Drosophila santomea strain STO CAGO 1482 chromosome 2L, Prin_Dsan_1.1, whole genome shotgun sequence, a single window of DNA contains:
- the LOC120443952 gene encoding zinc transporter ZIP2 translates to MMSATAPVLQDQTQDVDRQALLVAKIVAMVVLLIITVLCGSLPYVLNRCFQWTKVSPEETRSSLVVRCLLFFGGGVLICTTFLHILPEVIEVVEALQECGSLAQTPFALAEMLLCTGFFLMYALDEVMTSLVRHHQRKLSRKESVASLAFERGRSIRHSVLLNPKAKEEVEVRNMSPQPPKDHNGHSHLPVPSDEGTSARGLGIILALSLHELFEGMAIGLEGSVSTVWFMFGAVSAHKLVLAFCVGMELLVARTRSSLAILYLITFSIVTPIGIGIGLGISQHVAAGQPSLPSGVLQGIACGTLLYVVFFEILTESHAGWRALVAAVAGFALMFGLQILSEEAESDGSLTCS, encoded by the exons ATGATGAGCGCTACCGCACCAGTGCTACAGGATCAAACGCAAGACGTGGATCGTCAGGCGCTTCTGGTGGCCAAGATAGTTGCCATGGTGGTGCTCTTGATCATAACCGTGCTTTGCGGCAGCCTTCCCTACGTCCTGAACAGGTGCTTCCAGTGGACGAAAGTGAGTCCGGAGGAGACCCGGTCGTCGTTGGTTGTGCGATGCCTACTCTTCTTCGGCGGCGGAGTCCTCATCTGCACCACTTTTCTGCACATACTGCCCGAGGTAATCGAGGTAGTGGAAGCGCTCCAGGAATGCGGGTCGCTTGCCCAGACGCCATTCGCCCTGGCGGAAATGCTGCTTTGCACGGGCTTTTTTTTGATGTACGCGTTGGACGAGGTGATGACCAGCCTCGTGCGGCACCACCAGCGAAAGCTTAGTCGAAAGGAGTCAGTGGCTAGTCTGGCGTTCGAAAGAGGACGCAGCATTCGGCACAGTGTACTTCTCAATCCGAAGGCGAAGGAAGAAGTGGAAGTTAGGAATATGTCGCCCCAGCCGCCCAAGGATCACAACGGCCACTCGCACCTACCCGTGCCATCGGACGAAGGAACCTCTGCCAGGGGCCTGGGCATTATCCTGGCCCTGTCGCTTCACGAACTTTTCGAGGGCATGGCTATTGGTCTGGAGGGCTCTGTGAGCACTGTGTGGTTTATGTTTGGAGCGGTCTCCGCCCACAAGTTGGTGCTGGCCTTTTGTGTAGGCATGGAGCTTCTGGTCGCACGTACACGCAGTTCGCTGGCCATCTTGTACCTAATAACCTTCTCCATTGTTACGCCCATTGGTATCGGAATTGGGCTGGGCATCAGCCAGCATGTGGCAGCGGGTCAGCCCAGTCTGCCATCCGGAGTGCTCCAGGGCATCGCCTGCGGAACCTTACTGTATGTGGTCTTCTTCGAGATCCTCACCGAGAGCCACGCCGGTTGGAGGGCCCTTGTGGCCGCCGTGGCGGGATTCGCGCTGATGTTTGGCCTGCAAATTCTTT CTGAGGAAGCTGAGAGCGATGGCAGCCTTACCTGTTCCTAG
- the LOC120443956 gene encoding zinc transporter ZIP1 — translation MVDQHLIVAKIVAIVVLFVVTLIFCFIPYLLDRFYKWTQRPENNAREFKVVLCLLNFGGGVLIATTFIHMLPEVIDVVNALQDCHMLDPTPFGLPEVLLCTGFYLMYCIEETMHFVVRRRQQKKLREVITIKEAGEEEESPKEPNWLRGLGIIVALSLHELFGGMAIGLEMTLSTVWFMTGAISVHKLVLAFCIGMEIMMAHTRWLLAVVYLLVFSIVTPIGVGIGIAVSESAAANEPSTVSGILQGLACGTLIYVVFFEIVAKKNAGIRVLLSSVAGFVLMFGLQIAIGEAKGKSHFTCP, via the exons ATGGTAGACCAACACCTAATCGTGGCCAAGATCGTGGCCATTGTGGTGCTCTTTGTAGTGACCCTGATCTTCTGCTTTATTCCGTATCTTCTGGATCGCTTCTACAAGTGGACCCAGCGACCCGAGAACAATGCTCGCGAATTTAAGGTGGTGCTGTGTCTGCTTAATTTCGGCGGAGGTGTTCTCATAGCCACCACCTTCATCCACATGCTGCCGGAGGTGATTGATGTGGTGAATGCCCTCCAGGACTGCCACATGCTGGACCCTACTCCCTTCGGCCTGCCGGAGGTTCTGCTCTGCACTGGCTTCTATCTAATGTACTGCATTGAGGAAACTATGCACTTCGTGGTTCGTCGGCGGCAGCAGAAGAAGCTACGGGAGGTGATCACGATCAAGGAGGCGGGCGAGGAGGAAGAAAGTCCTAAGGAGCCCAACTGGCTGCGTGGCCTCGGAATTATAGTTGCCCTCTCCCTGCACGAACTCTTTGGCGGCATGGCCATAGGGCTGGAGATGACTCTGAGCACGGTGTGGTTCATGACCGGAGCCATTTCCGTCCACAAGCTCGTTCTGGCCTTCTGCATCGGCATGGAAATCATGATGGCCCATACCCGATGGCTGCTGGCCGTGGTATACCTACTGGTCTTCTCCATCGTAACTCCCATTGGTGTTGGCATCGGAATTGCAGTCAGCGAATCTGCAGCGGCCAATGAGCCCAGCACGGTATCCGGAATCCTTCAGGGGCTGGCCTGTGGCACTCTCATCTACGTGGTCTTTTTCGAAAttgtggcaaaaaaaaatgcggGCATACGCGTCTTACTCTCTTCAGTAGCAGGGTTCGTCCTGATGTTTGGTCTCCAGATAGCAA TTGGAGAAGCCAAAGGCAAGAGCCATTTCACATGCCCCTAG